One window of Chryseobacterium indologenes genomic DNA carries:
- a CDS encoding nitrilase-related carbon-nitrogen hydrolase encodes MKVVGLNLDIIWKNKAENFKLIEKELQNVEADLFLLPEMFSTGFCMDASEVSDRNNESLEFLKKLSKDKNAAFCGSAPVGQNGNFYNRMYFVKPDGEPSFYDKRHLFSFSGEDKVYTPGKERVIVEYQGIRFLLQVCYDLRFPVFARNNDDYDAILYVANWPEKRVGAWEHLLKARAIENLSFVFGLNRIGTDGNDLFYQESSHCFFGDGKEISEKQGNLVSAELNMDELKDFRKHFQFLNDRDSFSIQL; translated from the coding sequence ATGAAAGTTGTAGGGCTTAATTTAGATATCATCTGGAAAAATAAAGCTGAGAATTTTAAACTCATAGAAAAAGAACTTCAAAATGTGGAAGCGGATCTGTTTCTTCTTCCTGAAATGTTTTCAACAGGTTTCTGTATGGACGCTTCTGAAGTTTCGGACCGAAATAATGAATCACTGGAATTTTTGAAAAAGCTTTCAAAAGATAAAAATGCTGCCTTCTGTGGAAGTGCTCCCGTAGGACAAAACGGAAACTTTTACAACAGAATGTATTTTGTAAAGCCGGATGGTGAACCCTCTTTTTATGATAAAAGGCACTTATTTTCCTTTTCGGGAGAAGATAAAGTGTATACACCCGGAAAGGAGAGAGTAATTGTTGAATATCAGGGAATACGATTTCTGCTTCAGGTATGCTATGACCTGCGTTTTCCTGTTTTTGCCAGAAACAATGATGACTATGATGCTATTTTATATGTTGCCAACTGGCCGGAGAAAAGAGTAGGAGCTTGGGAACATTTGTTAAAAGCCCGGGCAATTGAGAATTTGTCTTTTGTTTTTGGTTTAAACAGAATAGGAACCGATGGGAATGACCTTTTTTATCAGGAAAGTTCTCACTGTTTCTTTGGTGACGGAAAAGAAATTTCTGAAAAACAAGGGAATCTTGTATCCGCAGAATTAAATATGGATGAATTGAAAGATTTTAGAAAACATTTCCAGTTTTTGAATGACCGGGATAGTTTCTCCATTCAATTGTAA
- a CDS encoding DUF6646 family protein, whose amino-acid sequence MKKLFFMVTIFFFGAMANAQAWTGKGDQKIQLGLSAWGYGTGVTGTYDYGLNKLISVGAGINGYFDNYKNNDKDNRVFVFGRLNFHLQEALNLPSKWDIYPGVDLGVLGRDFGVGAHIGARYFFTEKIGVFAEVGNNGSLGVSFNL is encoded by the coding sequence ATGAAGAAATTGTTTTTTATGGTGACGATCTTCTTTTTTGGGGCTATGGCTAATGCTCAGGCCTGGACAGGAAAGGGAGATCAGAAAATACAACTGGGGCTGAGTGCCTGGGGATATGGAACCGGAGTAACGGGAACTTATGACTATGGGCTCAACAAGCTTATTTCAGTAGGAGCCGGGATTAATGGCTATTTTGACAATTACAAAAACAACGATAAGGATAACCGTGTTTTTGTTTTCGGAAGACTTAATTTCCACTTACAGGAAGCACTGAACCTGCCTTCAAAATGGGACATCTATCCTGGTGTAGACCTTGGAGTTCTTGGAAGAGACTTCGGAGTTGGCGCTCACATTGGAGCCCGTTATTTCTTCACAGAGAAAATAGGGGTATTTGCAGAAGTAGGTAATAATGGCAGTCTGGGTGTTTCTTTCAATTTATAA
- the rseP gene encoding RIP metalloprotease RseP, with protein MEIAIKLFQFILSISILVLLHELGHFLPAIWFKTRAEKFFLFFDPYFSIFSMKKINGKWQYKFLSKNLPDSEVIEVNGKKEEVPIDISKLPDNDWRKHPEQTKYGIGWLPFGGYVKIAGMVDESMDTAQMKKPAEPWEFRSKPAWQRLIIMLGGVTVNFFLAWLIYSCLSFFNGETYTDITKFQNGIEATSAGKKMGFQNGDKIISVDGKPAERLENTSINILLGDHVTVNRNGQEVTFPVNADGVADVLKQREAKLYITPRVSMVIDSLATPSSQASGLAKGDKIVGINGKKVAFFDEVSTLLSENKGKTITVDVERNGALQTLPAVSVDKNGKLGVAIDTKSIAKAIVTNKKYSFGEAIPRGFTRTIEALTTQVKQFKIMFNSKVQGYKNVGGPIAIVKNMPVDKDADGSFKINWVAFWSFTAMFSIWLAFLNLIPIPGLDGGHVLFTLYEIIVGKPVPQKVLENAQMIGVIFLLGLMLLIFGSDIFKVFTGKL; from the coding sequence ATGGAAATAGCAATCAAACTTTTTCAGTTCATTCTGAGCATCTCTATACTTGTGCTTCTTCATGAGCTTGGGCATTTTTTACCCGCAATATGGTTTAAGACCAGAGCAGAAAAGTTTTTCCTGTTCTTTGATCCTTACTTCTCCATATTCTCCATGAAGAAAATCAACGGAAAATGGCAGTATAAGTTTTTATCAAAGAACCTGCCGGATTCTGAAGTAATAGAGGTAAACGGAAAGAAGGAAGAAGTTCCTATCGATATATCAAAACTTCCGGATAACGACTGGAGAAAACATCCTGAACAAACCAAATACGGGATCGGTTGGCTTCCTTTCGGAGGGTATGTGAAAATTGCCGGAATGGTGGATGAAAGTATGGATACTGCCCAGATGAAAAAACCGGCAGAACCATGGGAATTCAGATCAAAACCGGCCTGGCAGAGACTAATCATTATGTTGGGAGGAGTTACGGTTAACTTTTTCCTTGCATGGCTAATCTACAGTTGCCTGTCTTTCTTCAACGGAGAAACCTATACGGATATCACGAAATTCCAAAATGGTATTGAAGCTACTTCAGCCGGAAAGAAAATGGGATTCCAGAATGGTGACAAAATCATCAGCGTAGACGGAAAACCTGCAGAAAGACTTGAAAACACTTCAATCAATATTCTTTTAGGAGATCATGTTACTGTAAACAGAAACGGGCAGGAAGTTACTTTCCCGGTAAATGCTGACGGTGTTGCAGATGTTCTTAAACAGAGAGAAGCAAAATTGTATATCACTCCAAGAGTTTCTATGGTGATTGATTCATTGGCAACTCCTTCTTCTCAGGCATCAGGTCTTGCAAAAGGAGATAAAATTGTAGGAATCAACGGTAAAAAAGTAGCATTCTTTGATGAAGTAAGCACTCTTTTAAGTGAAAATAAAGGTAAAACGATTACTGTAGATGTTGAAAGAAATGGAGCTTTACAGACTTTACCAGCCGTTTCTGTTGATAAAAACGGAAAACTGGGTGTAGCAATTGATACAAAAAGCATCGCAAAAGCAATCGTAACGAATAAAAAATACTCTTTTGGAGAAGCTATTCCAAGAGGATTCACAAGAACTATTGAAGCATTAACAACTCAGGTTAAGCAGTTCAAAATCATGTTCAATTCTAAAGTTCAGGGTTATAAAAATGTAGGAGGTCCTATTGCGATTGTAAAAAATATGCCTGTAGATAAAGATGCAGACGGTAGCTTTAAAATCAACTGGGTTGCTTTCTGGAGCTTTACAGCAATGTTCTCCATATGGTTGGCATTCCTTAATCTTATTCCTATTCCGGGGCTTGATGGCGGACACGTTTTATTTACTTTATATGAAATTATTGTAGGGAAACCAGTTCCTCAGAAAGTTTTGGAAAACGCGCAGATGATTGGGGTTATCTTCCTGTTAGGATTGATGTTACTGATCTTTGGAAGCGATATCTTCAAGGTATTTAC